A stretch of DNA from Aciduliprofundum sp. MAR08-339:
TTCTTACCCTTCTTAATCGTGACCCTCAGATGTCCGCGCATTCTTATCTCTGCCTTTATTATCCTTCCTATTTTGAGGTGCAGGGAATCATAATATATCGCCTTTCCAGTTCCCAGGAAATCCCCGTAGTACCAGCCGCAGTGGGGACACATGTAAAGGGGAATATCGCTCTCGGCATCTACAAGCATGAGTTTACCCTTGCCGCAGTGCCTGCAGGTCAGATCCTCTGAAATCTCCACCTTTGGTTTCTCAAAAACCACATAATCCTCAAGTTTAGCACCGCAAAAGGGACAGAAATTCGCATTATCGCTTAACTTGGCACCGCAGTTCGGGCAGTACTTCATAATCGCCTTATGAAGTGCGGGGATTTAATTCTATCGGCGAGAAATATTCTTCGAAAAATAGGGGGATGAAAGCCGACAATCTTATGTGGTATTGTGCATTGTTATTATATGTGTCTAAGTAATATATATCAATAAGTAGTACAAAAGAATTGAGAGAGTTCTTTATAAGATGGAGAAAAATGAGACATACGGGAATAAATAAGGAGGTTGGGAAGGAAATAGGGATATGATTATTGAGAAGTTAGAAGTTCAGGCTCTATCTGAATAAAGAAATTGAAAAATATTTTTAGTAGCCTATACCTGTTAGGCTGATACTAATTTTTTTGCTCTAGTATTGTAAAGAATAATTGTAAAGAATAGTATAAACTCTTAGAACTTATGGAATTGTTAGGGATAATATATTACAAAAATATTGTAATTCCTGCTCAAAACCTATAAATATAGAGATCACTATAGAAGATATGTGGATGATATTGAGAGAAGAATTGAGAGGATTGAAGATCTTATATCTCGTTACCTTGATAATGAATATTTTCAATATATAAGGCATATTTTAGCATCCTATATACGATTGATAAATATTTATATGGAGTATGGTAAAATTAGCCCTTCCATAATTTTTCCTGAGCTTAAAGATCCGATTTCACGGGAAATAATAGAAATTTTATTTTCGTATGGAAAGTTGAACACTTCTCAGATAACAGAAGAACTGAGAAAAACTAGAGGAAAAGCCTCTCGTCGTGTTGTGAGGCAGAAACTCAACGAGCTTTTAGAGCTTGCTATGGTTGAATGTGAGGAAAGAAAGAATGAGAGATTATATTCCATCTCTGAATATGCCATAAGGAAATGGTTAAAAGTGCTCGGAATAAATATAAAGGAGGAGAAGGATAGAGATAATATGAGGTGATAGGTATGGAAGGGAAAAAATATGAAGAGGAAAACGACGAGCGAGATGTGGAGGAATTTAAGGAGGTTATGAATACCCTGAGAGAAACACTCCCTGCGCTTATAAAAGAGATAGTGGAGGCCCTGTACTCATCCCAGAATGCGGAGGAATTTGGCAAACAAGTTGCCAATTTCTACAAGAGCATGGTTGAGGCTGGAATGAGCGAGGATCAGGCGTTTCAACTAACTCAGGAATATATGAGAAGTAGGGATGTTAGTACACTGATAAACAAGGTTATGGGCGAAGGGAAATACTTCTCCCATCGAAAGGAGAAAAATGTTGAAATAGAAGAAGAGGATGTGAAAAGAGAGGAATGAGATGGGACGTCGCGAAATCCTCCTTTTAATTGCGTATATTCCAATTTTAGTCCTCTCCCTCATTTTTTCTTATTTTGGATACAGTTTAGCCATTAAAAGATACCGCAAAGAGTTTTACAGGGCTCTAAGAAGGAATGGAATTTCGCGAAAAATTGCCACGAGGATAGTCAGAGAGTTGAAATTTATGACGATAAAGGAATTTCTCAGGCATGGAAATATGCGAAATATCTGGTGAGAGACCTATGAACCCGGTAAGGATATAATTCTTTTAAATCAAAAAATCTCTGCCCGATTTTTATGGCTCTTTCATCTGGAAGGGCGATAACAACCTTATTAGTCACCCTGGAAAAGGACTCAAAGGCCCTGCTGTAAAGTTCGTATATCTCTTCGCCTCCTGTGGATGATGATCTACCATAGGGTGGATCGGTAACGATGGCATCGTAATGTCCATTTATATTTCCAACATCCTTAATCTCCAGTTCTGCATGCAATCCAAATTTCCCTAGATTGGTTCTCGCAGCCTCTATCATCCTCAACTCTATATCCGAGCCATAAATTTTCATGCCCACCAGTCCAGCTTCTATGAGAATGCTTCCAGTTCCGCAGAAGGGATCGAGAATTTTATCCCCCTTTTTCACCCTCGCTAGGTTCACCATAAACCTTGCCAGGCGTGGATGCATGGTGATGGGATAGGATATAGGAAGGTTTTTACTTCTCCTTGACTCAAAATTTTCGCTCTCAAGGTGTATTATTTCCAACCCAACGTGCAATTTTTCTCCCCTGTAAACCACAACCAAATTTTTCGGATTTTTAAGATTTACCCTTCCCTTTATTCCCCTGGCAAGGACGGGAATGATCTCTTCACTTCCCCCACCCCTGACTCTTATGGCGTAATTCTCCAATTGCATTTTCAGATTTGGAATCTCCTTGCCGGAGTAAATGTGTTTTGAGACCCTTCTCAATAGTCCGGCACGATGCATGGGGGAAAAATCCTCCGCGTCCACTATTCCAACTGGGTAATCCACATTAAGTATTCTGTAATCCTTCCCCTCACCTTCCATTATCCCCCTGAACTCGGCCATGGGAAGATCATCCCTATCTCCCCAGAACTCAAGGATGAGTTTCATATTGCTCCCTGCAGTTTCGCTGCTTTAACCAGATTTTCCACCAGGCAGGCGTTGGTGACCGTGCCCACACCTCCAGGGACAGGAGTTATATGGGCTTTATCTTTCAGGGCGTCAAAATCCGCATCTCCAACGATTTTTCCATTCACAACGTTTATGCCTACATCAATTACTATGGCATCCTCTTTCACCATATCCTCCTTCAGGAATCCCGGCCTTCCCACAGCAACCACCACGATATCCGCGTTTCTTGCCTTCTCCTTTAGATTCTTCGTTTTTGAATGGGCAATGGTGGGTGTTGCATCCCTGTTGAGGAGCATGAGAGCAAGAGGCTTGCCCACCACTGGAGTTCTGTTTATTATGAGAACATCCTTGCCTCGGAGTTCTGTGATTTTTTCGAGAATTCTGATAACTGCCCGTGGGGTGTTGGGCACAAGCACCTCTTCTCCCAGTAGGAGTTTCCCGTAGTTCACCGGGCTTATTCCATCCACATCCTTAACCGGTGAAATGGCGCTTCTGACATTCATCTCGCTAATCTCCTTTGGAAGGGGAAAATTCACCATTATCCCGTGTACATCTCTCTCGCCGTTCAGATCCTCAATTAAGGACAGGACATCTCTCTCGGAGGCATCCTGCAAATGGTGAATCTTTCCGTCAAATCCAAGTTTGCGGAGAAGTTTCAGATTAGATCTCGCATACACAAGCGAGGCATCATCATTTCCAACAACTATGTTATGGAGCCAGAGTTTCTTACCTCCTGCCTCCTCCTTTGCTCTCTCTCTAATCTCCTTGGCTATGGATTTACATTCTATGATCATGGGTTCCTTTAAACATTGAAAGGATTAAAATTTTTTGAACTATGAAAGCAGGGATCTCATTCTCTCCACATCGTCTGTTATCACTATATCCACGAGGGGGGCTATTTTCAGAATGTTATTGTCCTTGTAGAAAAGTGCGTCCCTGTCTGCCCAGATAACAATGTGAAGTCCGAGTGCTTTGAATTGCAGGATTGCCTGCTTAAATTGCTCCATAGTAAATATCTCAAGTGCATCGATGGGTATGTTTACCGAGTAAAGGTTCAGTTCCCTTGCAAGTTCGGGGACCCTTGGTATTGTTTTTTCGTCCTCAATGAGCAACCCCAGGATTATATTTTTATTAATCTCCCGAGCCTTCCTCAATGCATCAATGTTGAAGGAAGAAACCATAACTCTATCCTCAATTCCGTATTTTTCTATAAGGGCTATGACTTTTTCAACGGTGTCAATATCCTTTATCTCAACGTTTATAAGCGTTTTTTCAGGCATTGAATCGAATATCTCACCCAGGGTTGGCACGTTCTGCCCCATTCCCAGATCTATTTTTTTCAGATCGGCAAGGGTGCTATCTTTGATTTTTTTTGCAACATCTGCAACTCTTTTGAAATCCTCATCATGCGCCACAACCAGTTTTTCATCCTTTGTGAGCCAGACATCAAGTTCAATTCCATCTGCCCCATGCATCACGGCCTCCAAAAAGGAAAGTACGGTGTTCTCTGGATACTTCTGTCTGAATCCCCTGTGCCCAAGAATCAGGATTTTTTCAGATTCCCATCTGCTCATGTTCTCACCGGATGTGAATGCATCTTGTATCCTTAAATTTTTGCGTGCTGGCGAAAATTTAAATAATGATTCTGCAATCCATTTTCGTATGGATCGAAATTTACTTGCTTTGTTGATCCTTGATACCCTCACGGTGGTGATAGGGTGGGCAATATACCTGTCGAATGTTCCTCCCGATACGGCTTTATTCCTATTTTCATCTCAGACCATTCTCATACTGGGTTTCATATCCCTGGGCATGACCTTCTTTTACTCCTTCTTTGCTGGAGGTAGAAGTATATACTTCTGGCCCGCAGTTGCGGTGATTGTTATAGGCGCGGTGGTTGTATTTTTCAACTGGTTTGCCGGGGGAATTTTGATACTTGCAGCGATTCTACTTCTGATTTTCAGCAGAGCGGAGGGTGTTGGAAATCGTTTGGGCATTTTTCTCGTGTTCCTGGGATTTTCAATATTGGCTCTCCTTCCCCCAATTGAGGCCATGCTAAATCTCTCATTTTCCTCACTTGATATTGTGGTAATTGTCATATCTGCAGCATTGATTCTCGTAGGGCTCATGATATCCCTCAGAAGGGGAATTGCCATAGAATCGTACCTAGGTTACATAGCCCTATCCCTTGCTTTTTTTCTGCTTCCGCCATACCATGAGGTTTTAAGGATAAAGAGCAACGGTGCCTACGGTATTTACGACATGGCAATAATAGTGATTTCCACGATCCTGTTCTCCATATTCCTATTTGCGTCCCTCTATGCCCTGAAGAAGCAGGATTGGGTGAGTAAGGAGATTGAAAGGGGATATGATGAGTTGAGGAGGGGTAACTGGGAGAGGGCATATTCTGTGTTCAAAACTCTTCACAAGAGGGGTCAGATATATTCATCGGTGTTCAACGGTATGGGCGTTGCACTTATGCATATGAAGAGATTTGATGAAAGCGAAAAATACTTAAGAGAGGCGCTGAGAATCAGGGAAAGTGATGAGTATAGAACTAATCTTGGAAATCTTTATTACAGGAAGGGAGATATAAATAAAGCCATGGAAGTTTATAAATCAGTACTCAAGAGGAACCCCGACTGCTACCTTGCCCTCAACAATCTTGGCAGGTGCCTCATGCGCAAAGGGAAAATAGACGAGGCGAGACGCTACCTGGAGAGGGCAATGGAGGTAAATCCAAATGGAACACAGGCAAAGCGGAACTATTCAATGCTGGAAAATAATGAGGAATAAATCAATCCTTGGTTATTCTGTACCACTTTAGCACCTTTCTGAACTGGATTATTAAGCTCTTTATGGTGATCTCTCCAATGAGGTTTCCATGTTCGTCAATCACTGGCAATCTTCTGAGCCGATAAGAGCGCATCTTATCAAGTACGTCTTCAATCTTATCCTTTGGATGTGCCACTATGAGTTTCTTGCACATCAGATCTTCCGCACTTTTAACGTTTCCTAGAAGAAGGGAGGAAAGGTCTATGCCTCCTATCACGTATGGCTGTATCCTCTTTGGTGCCATTATGTTAAGCAGGTCTTTTTCAGTTATTACCCCCACAACCTTGGTGCTTCCCTTTTTTTCCATAATCCAGACATGTCTTCTGGCGGACATGATGGAGAGTACCTCCTCAATGGATGCATCCTTTGGAAGCATTGGCATGTTCCATAGGTCCTTGGTCATAATATGCTCCACGGGAACACGATAGAAATTTTTCAAAACGTACTGGAGGTCTCTGTGATCATCCATGGTCAATCATCGCTAAACAGGTATATAAAGTTATGGTAAAAAATCTTTTTATTCTTTTTGCAGATTGGGTATGGGTGATTCTTTGGGTAAAAAAGGCTCCATATACGAGCGCGAGTTGAAGGGTATACTCTCAGGCGATAGTAAGTACATATTTAAATTCAGTAGATCTCTGAGTGAGGATGAGTTCAGATGGTATAGAAGTTCAATTGAAAGACCATTCATGGTAATTCGTGCTGCCGGCTCTCTTGGGGTGGATCTCATAGCCATAAGGGATGATTATTCCTTTCCAATAGAGGTAAAATCCGCATCCTCCCGAAAGATAGTGTTCACCCACTCAAGTGCGAGGGCCCAGGAACAGGCGGAAATATTTCTCAAGGAATGCGAAAGAGCCAGGATACTTGGTATATATGCATACCGACTCAAAGGTTTCAGAGGAGATCCATGGCGTGTGTTCTCTCTCCCTGTGAATGGACTAACCGGCAGGATGAGGTTACTGTCCGAAACGGTGCCCACTATACCGCTAACTCGTGGGGGCAATTTTGTGCTCAGATGGGACGAGGGTATGCCTCTAAGCAAGTTTCTATCCTATGTGAATCAGGGATAGAGTATGAGAAAAGAGAAGAATACTGCATAGAGAATGATGAGAATTGCCCCCTCTAATCTTCTTATTTTTTTCTTCATGCACATGAGCGCTGCGGCGATCGTGAATATTACAAGGAAAATGAGATTGTTTATGATATCTGAGTTGGGCACCCTTATTGGGTTTAAAAGGGAAGATCCTCCCAGAACTATCAGGGTATTGAATATATTGCTTCCAATAACGTTTCCCACTGCTATTCCGTACTTTTTCTTTAAGGATGCTGCTATGCTTGTTGCCATTTCTGGAAGAGATGTGCCTATTGCAATTGCGGTGATTGCTATTATTATTTCAGGTATGTGCATTACCACGGCTATGTTCACAGCGGATTTTATGACCACCTCCGCACCCCATACTATTCCAGCAGCACCGGAGAGCACGTAGATCCACGACCACAGCCATGAATGCTCAATTTTGACCTCCCCAATCTCTTCATTGCGTCCTTTTATTTCCCAGATGTAGAGTGCGTAAATTGCGATAAATAGAATTCCCATCCACCAGAGAAGGGCATGAAATAGGAGTACGAGGAAGGCGAGAATGCCTGTAACAAGTACAAGAACACCGGCATCCTTCTTTATGTGCTTTGAAAGGGACAGGGGCATCATTATTGCAGCCAGACCTAGCACTAGGCCTATGTTGGCTATATTGCTTCCCACGGCGTTTCCCCAGGATGTTATGGGATGTCCGGTATAGGATGCGATTGTTGAAACTGCGAATTCTGGTAGGGAGGTTGCCAGAGCCACTAGGGTCAGTCCGATTGTGTGCTCGCTCACATTTTTGTGTGCTGCTATGCTTGCAGCCCCATCCACAAAATAGTCACTTCCCTTAACGAGCAGGTATATCCCTATGATGAAATTTACCGTGAGAATAGGTATAGACTTCAAATTGCCAAGCATAATGAGGTAGGCAGGTAATGAGAGGAGAAT
This window harbors:
- a CDS encoding zinc ribbon domain-containing protein, whose product is MKYCPNCGAKLSDNANFCPFCGAKLEDYVVFEKPKVEISEDLTCRHCGKGKLMLVDAESDIPLYMCPHCGWYYGDFLGTGKAIYYDSLHLKIGRIIKAEIRMRGHLRVTIKKGKNLDDEGLTEMARYLHEDLKEYDIGIIRDALVYLIEEGVVRSYIEELNDEFLWFGVRLIDSD
- a CDS encoding helix-turn-helix transcriptional regulator gives rise to the protein MDDIERRIERIEDLISRYLDNEYFQYIRHILASYIRLINIYMEYGKISPSIIFPELKDPISREIIEILFSYGKLNTSQITEELRKTRGKASRRVVRQKLNELLELAMVECEERKNERLYSISEYAIRKWLKVLGINIKEEKDRDNMR
- a CDS encoding DNA methyltransferase, which codes for MKLILEFWGDRDDLPMAEFRGIMEGEGKDYRILNVDYPVGIVDAEDFSPMHRAGLLRRVSKHIYSGKEIPNLKMQLENYAIRVRGGGSEEIIPVLARGIKGRVNLKNPKNLVVVYRGEKLHVGLEIIHLESENFESRRSKNLPISYPITMHPRLARFMVNLARVKKGDKILDPFCGTGSILIEAGLVGMKIYGSDIELRMIEAARTNLGKFGLHAELEIKDVGNINGHYDAIVTDPPYGRSSSTGGEEIYELYSRAFESFSRVTNKVVIALPDERAIKIGQRFFDLKELYPYRVHRSLTRYFAYFHA
- a CDS encoding bifunctional 5,10-methylenetetrahydrofolate dehydrogenase/5,10-methenyltetrahydrofolate cyclohydrolase — translated: MIIECKSIAKEIRERAKEEAGGKKLWLHNIVVGNDDASLVYARSNLKLLRKLGFDGKIHHLQDASERDVLSLIEDLNGERDVHGIMVNFPLPKEISEMNVRSAISPVKDVDGISPVNYGKLLLGEEVLVPNTPRAVIRILEKITELRGKDVLIINRTPVVGKPLALMLLNRDATPTIAHSKTKNLKEKARNADIVVVAVGRPGFLKEDMVKEDAIVIDVGINVVNGKIVGDADFDALKDKAHITPVPGGVGTVTNACLVENLVKAAKLQGAI
- a CDS encoding glycerophosphodiester phosphodiesterase family protein, with the translated sequence MSRWESEKILILGHRGFRQKYPENTVLSFLEAVMHGADGIELDVWLTKDEKLVVAHDEDFKRVADVAKKIKDSTLADLKKIDLGMGQNVPTLGEIFDSMPEKTLINVEIKDIDTVEKVIALIEKYGIEDRVMVSSFNIDALRKAREINKNIILGLLIEDEKTIPRVPELARELNLYSVNIPIDALEIFTMEQFKQAILQFKALGLHIVIWADRDALFYKDNNILKIAPLVDIVITDDVERMRSLLS
- a CDS encoding M48 family metallopeptidase, encoding MDRNLLALLILDTLTVVIGWAIYLSNVPPDTALFLFSSQTILILGFISLGMTFFYSFFAGGRSIYFWPAVAVIVIGAVVVFFNWFAGGILILAAILLLIFSRAEGVGNRLGIFLVFLGFSILALLPPIEAMLNLSFSSLDIVVIVISAALILVGLMISLRRGIAIESYLGYIALSLAFFLLPPYHEVLRIKSNGAYGIYDMAIIVISTILFSIFLFASLYALKKQDWVSKEIERGYDELRRGNWERAYSVFKTLHKRGQIYSSVFNGMGVALMHMKRFDESEKYLREALRIRESDEYRTNLGNLYYRKGDINKAMEVYKSVLKRNPDCYLALNNLGRCLMRKGKIDEARRYLERAMEVNPNGTQAKRNYSMLENNEE
- a CDS encoding CBS domain-containing protein, which translates into the protein MDDHRDLQYVLKNFYRVPVEHIMTKDLWNMPMLPKDASIEEVLSIMSARRHVWIMEKKGSTKVVGVITEKDLLNIMAPKRIQPYVIGGIDLSSLLLGNVKSAEDLMCKKLIVAHPKDKIEDVLDKMRSYRLRRLPVIDEHGNLIGEITIKSLIIQFRKVLKWYRITKD
- a CDS encoding Holliday junction resolvase; protein product: MGKKGSIYERELKGILSGDSKYIFKFSRSLSEDEFRWYRSSIERPFMVIRAAGSLGVDLIAIRDDYSFPIEVKSASSRKIVFTHSSARAQEQAEIFLKECERARILGIYAYRLKGFRGDPWRVFSLPVNGLTGRMRLLSETVPTIPLTRGGNFVLRWDEGMPLSKFLSYVNQG
- a CDS encoding calcium/sodium antiporter → MKNTGALVYISIILLSLPAYLIMLGNLKSIPILTVNFIIGIYLLVKGSDYFVDGAASIAAHKNVSEHTIGLTLVALATSLPEFAVSTIASYTGHPITSWGNAVGSNIANIGLVLGLAAIMMPLSLSKHIKKDAGVLVLVTGILAFLVLLFHALLWWMGILFIAIYALYIWEIKGRNEEIGEVKIEHSWLWSWIYVLSGAAGIVWGAEVVIKSAVNIAVVMHIPEIIIAITAIAIGTSLPEMATSIAASLKKKYGIAVGNVIGSNIFNTLIVLGGSSLLNPIRVPNSDIINNLIFLVIFTIAAALMCMKKKIRRLEGAILIILYAVFFSFLILYP